In Candidatus Aminicenantes bacterium, a genomic segment contains:
- a CDS encoding response regulator — translation MISQADILHGNVLIVDDQEANVLLLERMLRGAGYVSISTTMDAGGVFGLHLTNSYDLILLDLQMPGMDGFQVMEGLKKIDPDGYLPVLVITAQPAHKLRALQAGAKDFISKPFELAEVLARVRNLLEVRLLQKELHEYNKVLENLVLKRTAELQESFLETVFTLTRAAEHKDIDTGTHVKRISYYSRELAQMLGLDEELINKIFMTSPMHDIGKIGIPDHILLKPGGLTADEWEIMKAHTSMGAQILGSSMSPYLKTGAEIALNHHERWDGEGYPQGKRGKDIPLSARIVNICDIYDALRSKRPYKPPIDHLRAMEIITGGNSRNQPEQFDPVIFVMFRQNHQAFRDIFAAYTL, via the coding sequence ATGATCAGTCAAGCGGACATTCTTCACGGCAACGTCCTGATCGTCGACGATCAGGAAGCCAACGTGCTCCTGCTCGAGCGCATGCTGCGCGGCGCCGGCTATGTTTCCATCTCGACCACGATGGATGCGGGCGGGGTCTTCGGGCTCCACCTGACGAACAGCTACGACCTGATCCTGCTCGATCTGCAGATGCCCGGCATGGACGGATTCCAGGTCATGGAGGGGCTCAAGAAAATCGATCCCGACGGCTACCTGCCGGTGCTGGTCATCACCGCCCAACCGGCTCACAAGCTGCGCGCGCTCCAGGCCGGCGCCAAGGATTTCATCAGCAAGCCGTTCGAACTGGCCGAGGTGCTGGCGCGCGTGCGCAACCTGCTGGAGGTGCGCCTGCTGCAAAAGGAATTGCACGAGTACAACAAGGTGCTGGAAAACCTGGTGCTCAAAAGGACCGCCGAGCTTCAGGAAAGCTTCCTGGAAACCGTTTTCACGCTGACGCGCGCGGCGGAACACAAGGATATAGACACCGGCACTCACGTCAAGCGCATCAGTTATTACAGCCGCGAGCTGGCCCAGATGCTCGGCCTGGATGAAGAGTTGATCAACAAGATCTTTATGACGAGCCCGATGCACGATATCGGCAAAATAGGCATTCCCGACCATATCCTGCTCAAGCCGGGCGGCCTCACGGCGGATGAGTGGGAGATCATGAAGGCGCATACATCGATGGGCGCGCAGATCCTCGGCAGCAGCATGTCACCCTATCTCAAAACAGGCGCCGAGATCGCGCTCAATCACCATGAACGCTGGGACGGGGAAGGTTATCCGCAGGGCAAACGCGGCAAGGATATTCCCCTGTCGGCGCGCATCGTAAATATTTGCGACATCTACGATGCCCTCAGAAGCAAGCGGCCCTACAAGCCCCCCATCGACCACCTGCGGGCCATGGAAATCATCACCGGCGGCAATAGCCGCAATCAGCCGGAACAGTTTGACCCGGTTATCTTCGTCATGTTCAGGCAAAATCACCAGGCATTCCGGGACATCTTTGCGGCATACACGTTATAG